GCAGACGACGAGTTGGAGTATTTCATCGGCTCGATCGCCGTCAACCAATTCGGCGACGTCGTGATCGGGTTCAGCGGGGCGGGGAGCGCGCAATTCGCCAGCTCGTACGCAGTCGTTGGCAGGACAAACGCGTCAGGCATCACGACATTCGGCGAGCCGCTGCTGCTCAAGCAAGGCGTGTCCACTTACAACCGTGGCGGCGCGCGAAACCGCTGGGGCGATTACAGCGCGACGGTCATCGATCCCAGCGATCCGCTCCGGTTTTGGACGTTCCAGGAGTTCGCCGCCGGCACAAATCAATGGGGGATTCAGATCACCGAACTCCATCTCATCCCCGAACCGTCGTCTTGGATACTGGCGCTCGGCGGTGGTGCGGTCCTCGCATGTCAGGCGCTCGCCCGTGCACGGCGACGAAACGGTAACTGACACCAGCCACTTGCAGCCGCCAGGGGGGACTGAAAGCAGCCAGGAAGTACCCCGCTGCCTTTGCGGAACGCCGCTCGCTTGCTTCTCGCATGTGCCCGATCGCTCGGCGTGACGCGAGGCGTAGCGGTTCATCCCATTCGAGGGTACGCTCTGGAGGCGAGTCGTCGCCGGCTTTCGTGTCCGGCCATCGTGCTTGTCAACTCGTCTGCTTGTTTGTCTTGGGAGTGATCGAGGTATGCGTCGCAGCAGCGTGCTTATCGTCATGCGTTCGGTGATTTTCTTGGCGGCGACCGTCGGGACCTCTGCCGCGGGCGATCCGCCGGCCGCCCCGCCGGTGTCGAAGTTTGCCCCGGCCGCTGACCTGGCGGCCGCGCTGGAAAAGCTCGTGGACGATTGCTCCAAAGCGACGGCCTCGGCCGACAGTTACAAGAACGCCCAGACCAAGGTGCGACGCGATGCGCACAGTATGCTGGCCCTGGCGCAATGCCTGGGTCTGCACGACGAAGATCATCCGCTCAAGGCCCACGCGCCGGCCATCGCGGCGGCCGCGAGCCAACTCGCCGCGGCGAAGAGCCAGGCCGAGGCCGCCGCTGGAGCCGAGGCCGTCAAAGCCGCGCTCGACGGCAAAGGCCCCGCAGACGCGCCCGCGTTGAAATGGGAAAAGCTGGCCTCGCAGGGCCAGTTGATGAAACAGGTGACCTCGCTCAATTCGCGCTTGAAGCGCGGCGTGCAACGATTCGACCGGCAAGCCACCGAAATTGCACAGCTTTCGGCCCTGATGGCCGCGATTGCTCAGGTCTCGGTGGCCGATACCCATGAGGTCAAAGACCCGCAGCAGGTGGGCCGGTGGTATGAGTTGTGTGGCCAATGGCGCGAGGCCTGCGGTGCGCTCAATACCGCTGCCCACGCGGCCGATCTAGCTGCGGCCAAAGCGGCGATTGAACGCATCGAGACGAGCTGCAAAGACTGCCACGCCGCCTTCCGAGTCGAAGATACCGAGTAATCGGCCCGCTCGATTCGCCTGCGCAGCACCCGGCGGCAAGAATTCCCTGCATGGCCATCCTGACCACTTCGACACACGCAGATTTACGCTTCGCCTACCACCTGCCCTATGGGGCGATGGTGGTTGATTCCGGGGTCCGGTTCGTCGTCTTCAGCCGCTCGGCCACGGCGATGCGACTGCTGCTGTACGATCGCGTCGGCGATCGCGAGCCGCGTGAAATCATCGACTTTGACGGTCAGCACGATCGCTGGGGCAGCAACTGGTGCTTGTTCGTCCCGGGGATCGGTCCCGGCCAGCTCTACCACCTGCAGGCCGACGGCCCTTGGGACCCGGCGCGCGGCCAGCGGTTCGACGGCCGGGCTCGGCTGATCGACCCGTATACCAAGGCCCTGGCCGGCGAATTCCAGCAATCGGAAGACGGCATCGTGCGGCCGCCCAAGTGCGTGGTGGTCGACGATCACTTCGAATGGAACGGCGACCGGCACCTCAAGCGCAACCTGTCCGACACGGTGATCTACGAGCTGCACGTGCGCGGCTTCACCCGTTCGGCCCGCGACGTCGAGCATCCGGGCACCTATTTGGGGGTCATCGAGAAGATTCCCTATCTCAAGGCGCTCGGAGTGACGGCCGTCGAGTTGATGCCGGTCCACGAGTTCCCGACCAACGAATTTTTTGGCGGCCCGACCCAGCGGACCAACTATTGGGGCTACGACCCGATGGCGTTCTTCGCGCCGCACCGCGGCTACGCGGCGAGCCACGAGCCGGCGGCGCAGGTCAACGAGTTCAAGCAGATGGTCCGCGCCCTGCACGAGGCGGGCATCGAGGTGATCCTCGACGTGGTGTTCAACCACACGGCCGAAGGCAACGAGCGCGGTCCGACGCTGTCGTTCAAGGGGCTCGAGAACCGCGTCTACTACATGCTCGAAAACGGCGGCAGCGGCTACCGCAACTATTCGGGCTGCGGTAACACGGTCAACGGCAATCATCCGGTCGTCCGCGAGCTGATCTTCCATTGCCTGCGCCACTGGGTGTTGAACTATCACGTCGACGGATTCCGCTTCGACCTGGCGTCGATTCTCAGCCGCAGCCGCAACGGCGATCTGCTGCCCAACACGCCGATCATCGAAGTGATCGCCGAAGATTCGTTCCTGGCCGACACGAAAATCATCGCCGAGGCCTGGGACGCGGCCGGCGCCTATCAAGTCGGCAGCTTTGCGAACGTCCGCTGGGCGGAATGGAACGGCCATTTCCGCGACGACGTGCGACGCTATTGGCGCGGCGACGGGCACACGCTCGGCGTGCTCGCGACGCGTCTGGCCGGCTCGAGCGATCTTTACCAGCCCAGCGGCCGTCGGCCCTATCACAGCATCAATTTCATCACCTCGCACGACGGCTTTCCGCTGAACGACCTGGTCTCGTATGCCCACAAGCACAACGACGCCAACGGCGAGGGAAATCGCGACGGCGACAACAACAACTATTCCTGCAATTACGGCGTCGAAGGTCCCAGCAACCGTGTCGAGATCGAGAAAATCCGCGCACGGCAGGTCAAGAACATGCTCAGCACGCTGCTGTTCAGCCTGGGCGTGCCGATGGTGCTGGCCGGGGACGAGTGCCGCCGTACACAACAAGGCAACAACAACGCCTACTGCCAGGACAACGAGATCTCCTGGTTCGACTGGTCGTTGGTCAACGAACATGTCGACCTGGTGCGCTTCGCGCAGGCGCTGATCGCCTTCCGCAATTCGCAGCCCACGGTCCGCCGCACGCGCTTCTTGAGCGGCGAGACCCCTGCCCCCGGCGGCTTACCCGACGTGAGCTGGTATGGCCCCTCGGGTGGGACCGTCGATTGGAGCAGCCACAGCTTGACGTGCATCCTGGGAGCGATTCCGGCCACGGAAATCGGACCCAATAACCAGGTCCCCCGGCACGTCATGCTCTGCTTCCACAGCGGCCTGGAGCCGCTGCCGTTTGTCGTCCCGTTGGCAGTGCGGGACGTGCCCTGGCGACTGCTGGTCGATACGGCCGCTCCCTCGCCGCGAGATATCTTCCCGGCGTGCGACGGCCCCGCGCCGCCGGCCTCGGGCATCTTCGTGCTCGAGCCGCGCAGCTTCCGGGCCTACGTCTCTCCGCCGATCCTGGCTCTCGAGCCCAAGGGCTGATCGCAGGCGGTCGTCGCCCATCGCGCCAGTCCCGCGCCGCGCCAGGGGGGCCGGCGCACGGCTTGCTCGACCGCGCCCCCTCAAAACCTTGCTGGCCTGGCCCGCGCCGAGGGTGCTACAATCGGGCCGCGGGGGGTGAACATTTCTGGCCTTGCGGCAAAGCTGCCAAGCGAGGAAATCATGCGGCGCACGCTGATCGCGTGGATGGTGTGCTTGTTGGTCGCAGTCGCGATGTGTCTGCCGATGCTCGCGGCCGAGAGCGCGACGTCGGCCGTGGGAAAATCGATCGCTGCGTTCAGCCTGCAAGATTTTCGCGGCAAGCAGGTGGCGCTGGGCGACTTCCCAGAGGCCAAGGCCGTGGTCGTGGTGTTTCTCGGCGTCGAGTGCCCGCTGGCCAAGCTCTACGGCCCGCGGCTAATGGAACTCGCCGAAGCGTACCAAGCCCAGGGCGTGCAGTTCATCGGCATCGACTCGAACCGGCAAGACAGCATCACCGAGCTGGCCGCGTATGCCCGCGCGCACGGCATCGAGTTTCCCGTGTTGAAGGACGCGGGCAACGTAGTCGCCGATCAATTCGGGGCGCAACGCACGCCGGAAGTGTTCCTGCTCGACGCCGAGCGCGTGGTCCGCTACCACGGCCGGATCGACGATCAGTACGGCTTCACCACCGGCGGCGGCTACGCCCGACCGGAAATTCGCCATCGCGATCTGGCCGCAGCGCTCGACGCGCTGCTGGCGGGCCAGCCCGTCACTACGACCGAGACCGAGGTGCCCGGCTGCATCATCGGCCGGATCAAGACGCCCCAGGCTGATGCCCCGGTGACCTACAGCAATCAGATTGCCCGCATCTTGCAGGAGCGGTGCGCCGAATGTCACCGGCCGGGTCAGATCGCGCCG
This Pirellulales bacterium DNA region includes the following protein-coding sequences:
- the glgX gene encoding glycogen debranching protein GlgX, with amino-acid sequence MAILTTSTHADLRFAYHLPYGAMVVDSGVRFVVFSRSATAMRLLLYDRVGDREPREIIDFDGQHDRWGSNWCLFVPGIGPGQLYHLQADGPWDPARGQRFDGRARLIDPYTKALAGEFQQSEDGIVRPPKCVVVDDHFEWNGDRHLKRNLSDTVIYELHVRGFTRSARDVEHPGTYLGVIEKIPYLKALGVTAVELMPVHEFPTNEFFGGPTQRTNYWGYDPMAFFAPHRGYAASHEPAAQVNEFKQMVRALHEAGIEVILDVVFNHTAEGNERGPTLSFKGLENRVYYMLENGGSGYRNYSGCGNTVNGNHPVVRELIFHCLRHWVLNYHVDGFRFDLASILSRSRNGDLLPNTPIIEVIAEDSFLADTKIIAEAWDAAGAYQVGSFANVRWAEWNGHFRDDVRRYWRGDGHTLGVLATRLAGSSDLYQPSGRRPYHSINFITSHDGFPLNDLVSYAHKHNDANGEGNRDGDNNNYSCNYGVEGPSNRVEIEKIRARQVKNMLSTLLFSLGVPMVLAGDECRRTQQGNNNAYCQDNEISWFDWSLVNEHVDLVRFAQALIAFRNSQPTVRRTRFLSGETPAPGGLPDVSWYGPSGGTVDWSSHSLTCILGAIPATEIGPNNQVPRHVMLCFHSGLEPLPFVVPLAVRDVPWRLLVDTAAPSPRDIFPACDGPAPPASGIFVLEPRSFRAYVSPPILALEPKG